One region of Sulfuriroseicoccus oceanibius genomic DNA includes:
- a CDS encoding pseudouridine synthase, producing the protein MLIAFHKPYGVLSQFNQNPDRPDQPTLQGFGLPKEVHPVGRLDMDSEGLLLLSDDPTFERELLHPTRSHHRTYTVQVDGTPDTTAIEQLRRGGLLIRGHSTKPCQATLLASDPPLAPRDPAVVITPGRSFSWLKLTLTEGKNRQVRRMTAAIGHPTLRLVRTKIGELSLAPLAPGEWMELNPNEERAVFL; encoded by the coding sequence ATGCTCATTGCCTTCCACAAGCCCTACGGTGTCCTCAGTCAGTTCAACCAGAACCCGGACCGCCCCGACCAGCCAACCCTGCAGGGCTTCGGACTCCCTAAGGAGGTGCACCCCGTCGGCCGACTCGACATGGACTCGGAAGGCCTACTCCTGCTCAGCGACGACCCGACCTTCGAGCGTGAACTGCTACACCCCACACGCAGTCACCACCGCACCTACACCGTGCAAGTAGACGGCACCCCAGACACGACGGCAATTGAGCAACTGCGCCGCGGAGGCCTCCTCATTCGCGGCCATTCCACCAAGCCGTGCCAGGCTACGCTCTTGGCCAGCGACCCGCCACTGGCTCCGCGAGATCCCGCCGTCGTCATCACTCCGGGCCGATCATTTTCCTGGCTCAAACTCACGCTCACCGAGGGAAAGAACCGCCAGGTCCGCCGCATGACCGCCGCAATCGGCCACCCGACCCTGCGCCTCGTCCGCACGAAAATCGGCGAACTCTCGCTCGCCCCACTCGCACCTGGCGAATGGATGGAGCTGAACCCGAACGAGGAACGAGCGGTTTTCCTGTAA